Proteins encoded in a region of the Scyliorhinus canicula chromosome 2, sScyCan1.1, whole genome shotgun sequence genome:
- the LOC119962276 gene encoding Krueppel-like factor 7 — MHVQVKTCLELERYLQTEPKKLSDPFLEELDCMLSASTRAGGEGELAHSLQVSLPRRQPHSSELPSTPTSPHKLQLEMPFALQTTMEPPCEALTLVNPAQLNAVTSLTPPSSPELGRHLLKPSHAPAAADDATAVKVVQRKGGLGLVKAMSENGQSDIETSPDNKKRVHRCQFNGCRKVYTKSSHLKAHQRTHTGPSSESTRSLMNPGDPIRMMESFAEREVIPFSPSPLLFPHGRVSLDLIILLFT; from the exons ACATGTCTTGAGTTGGAGCGATACCTTCAGACGGAGCCCAAGAAGCTGTCGGACCCGTTCCTGGAGGAGTTGGACTgtatgctgagtgcctcaaccaGAGCTGGCGGTGAAGGGGAACTGGCACACTCTTTGCAAGTCAGTCTTCCGCGGAGGCAGCCGCACAGCAGTGAgctgccctccacccccacctccccccacaagcTGCAGCTGGAAATGCCCTTCGCCTTACAGACGACGATGGAGCCCCCCTGTGAGGCCCTGACCTTGGTCAACCCCGCCCAGCTCAATGCCGTGACGTCCCTCACGCCGCCCTCCTCCCCGGAGCTTGGCAGACACTTGTTGAAGCCATCGCATGCCCCGGCGGCTGCGGATGATGCAACAGCGGTGAAAGTTGTCCAGAGGAAGGGCGGCCTTGGCCTGGTCAAGGCGATGAGTGAGAACGGACAGAGCGACATTGAGACCTCGCCAGACAACAAGAAGAGGGTCCACCGCTGCCAATTTAATGGTTGTCGGAAAGTTTACACCAAGAGTTCACACTTGAAAGCCCACCAGAGAACACACACAG GTCCATCCTCGGAATCAACACGATCGCTCATGAACCCTGGCGATCCAATCAGAATGATGGAATCTTTTGCGGAGAGGGAGGTCATTCCATTTAGTCCCAGTCCTTTGCTCTTTCCCCATGGTC gtGTTTCTCTCGATCTGATCATCTTGCTCTTCACATGA